The DNA segment CTCCCGCCCGTTTCGTTATGCTTGCCGATCCGTGTATTGCATCGCATCCGGTACGTTGCAGTATTTGCCGTGCATTTTGCGTTGATACTCCCGAACCGGGCATCACACGAAGCGATTTACCGGTGAGCTAAAATAATCGATCAAAATTTAGATACTTTATCAACTGAAAgcaacaaatcaaacattacCTGATCTGCTATTTCCCTCATTTTAGCGATCGTTTCCATCCCTTGCTCTGCCGTCGGTTTCAATCCACTCGTCAACACGGTCGAAAAGCCCAGCTCAGCTATCAGTTCTAGATTCTCGCCCAGTGCGCCCTCCTCCGTGCAGTCAATGGCACGGTGAAAGGTTAGCGGCAGCTCTCCCGCCGCCACAACCACTTGTTCGCAGTGTTGTCGATGCACGCGGCCGGATGATGATGGATCCAGTGCGCCGAACACGAACCCATCGGCACCGTTCTGTTTCAACAGCCGCATATCCCACAGCATGGCGTTCATTTCCTGCGCGGAGTAGCAAAAATCACTACCCCTTCGGCACCGTATCATG comes from the Anopheles coluzzii chromosome 2, AcolN3, whole genome shotgun sequence genome and includes:
- the LOC120948494 gene encoding copper homeostasis protein cutC homolog isoform X1; protein product: MQTLLEVCVDTFESAVAAIQGGADRIELCSALSEGGLTPSVGLLREIKQYLAAEYDAPLLSGRPTIFPVYCMIRCRRGSDFCYSAQEMNAMLWDMRLLKQNGADGFVFGALDPSSSGRVHRQHCEQVVVAAGELPLTFHRAIDCTEEGALGENLELIAELGFSTVLTSGLKPTAEQGMETIAKMREIADQLTGKSLRVMPGSGVSTQNARQILQRTGCDAIHGSASITKRAGGHQTGTISIGGSNVDAMPLKVCSKAKVQELRQLIDSIV
- the LOC120948494 gene encoding copper homeostasis protein cutC homolog isoform X2 — its product is MHCSTKRERNSTSKTIQGGADRIELCSALSEGGLTPSVGLLREIKQYLAAEYDAPLLSGRPTIFPVYCMIRCRRGSDFCYSAQEMNAMLWDMRLLKQNGADGFVFGALDPSSSGRVHRQHCEQVVVAAGELPLTFHRAIDCTEEGALGENLELIAELGFSTVLTSGLKPTAEQGMETIAKMREIADQLTGKSLRVMPGSGVSTQNARQILQRTGCDAIHGSASITKRAGGHQTGTISIGGSNVDAMPLKVCSKAKVQELRQLIDSIV